DNA from Amorphoplanes friuliensis DSM 7358:
CGCTCGAGGAGGTCGCCCGCGCCGACCTGGCCCTGCACGTCGTCGACGCGTCCGCAGCCGACGCGCTCAGTCAGATCTCCACGGTCCACGAGGTGTTGCGGGAGATCGGCGCCGGGCAGGTGCCGGAGATGCTCGTGCTCAACAAGATCGACGTGGCGTCGCCGGAGACGGTTTCCGCACTGCGGCGGGTGTACCTGGACGCCCTGCAGGTGTCCGCGCTCACCGGTGCCGGCATCAACGAACTCCGTGACGCCCTCGCGGGCCGTCTCCAGGAGCGTGAGGCGCAAAGATCCGCCGGTACGAGTGGCACGCCGTCGCCGGGGTAAGCGCCGTAGCACGCGAACAAATGGAGGCGTCGGTGTTCGGTAACAAGCAGACCGTGGCGGAGCAGCTGGTCGCGCTCCTGGTGCAGGCCGGCGTACGCCGGGTCTACGGCATCGTCGGCGACAGTCTCAACGCGTTCAGTGATGCGATCCGCCGCAACGACGACATCGACTGGGTGCACGTGCACAACGAGGAGGCCGCGGCGTTCGCGGCCTCGGCCGAGGCCCAGCTGACCGGGGAGCTGGCCGTCTGTGCCGGCAGCTGCGGGCCCGGCAACACGCACCTCATCCAGGGCGTGTTCGACGCGCACCGGATGGGCGCGCCGGTGCTGGCCATCGCCTCGCACATCGCGTCGACGGAGATCGGCACCGGCTTTTTCCAGGAGACCGACCCGAAACGCCTCTTCGAGCAGGCCAGCCACTGGGTCGAGATGCTCAGCGTGCCGCAGCAGATGCCCCGGATGGCGCGGATCGGCATTCAGCACGCGGTCGGCCTGCGCGGTGCCGCGGTCCTGGTCGTTCCGGGTGACGTACTTGCGGCCAAGACCGACAACGACCTCGGTACGGGCCACTACGCGACCGGCCGGGTCCTCGGCGCGCCGCCACCGGCGGTCATCGACGAGCTGGCCGAGCGCATCAACCGCGCCGAGAAGGTCGCGATCTTCGGTGGCATCGGCTGCGCCGGATCACGCGACGAGGTGCTGCAGCTCGCGGCGGCGGTGAACGCGCCGGTCGGGCACAGCCTGCGCGGCAAGGAGACGTTGCAGTACGACAACCCGTACGACGTCGGCATGTCGGGGCTGCTCGGCTACGGCGCCTGTTACGACGCCTGCCACGAGGCGGACCTGCTGCTGATGTTCGGCACCGACTTCCCGTACCGGCAGTTCCTTCCGCAGAAGAACACGATCCAGGTCGACATCGACCCGTCACGCATCGGCCGGCGTACTCCGCTGGAGCTGGGTGTCGTCGGTGATGTCGGGGCCACCATCCGCGCCCTGCTGCCCAAGCTGCAGCCGAAGGGGCGCGAGTTCCTCGACCGGATGCTGCACAAGCATGGGGAGAAGCTCGACCACGTGGTGAACGCGTACACCCACGGGGTCGAGGACATGACGCCGATGCACCCCGAGTACGTCGCCGCGGTCCTCGACGACGAGGCGGCCGACGACGCCGTCTTCACCGCGGACACCGGCATGTGCAGCAGCTGGGCGGCCCGCTACGTCACGATGAACGGCCGCCGGCGCCTGCTCGGCTCGTGGGTGCACGGCTCGATGGCCAACGCGCTGCCGCACGCGATCGGTGCCCAGCTCGTCGATCGTCGCCGCCAGGTCGTCGCAATGTCTGGTGACGGGGGACTGGCCATGCTGCTCGGCGAGCTGCTCACCGTGCGTACCCATCAATTGCCCGTCAAGGTCGTGGTCTTCAACAACTCCAGCCTGGCCATGGTGCGGCTCGAGATGATGGTCTCCGGCGACCCCGCCTTCGAGACCGACCACGACCAGGTCGACTTCGCGGCCATCGCCCGGGCCATGGGCTTTTTCACGGTACGCGTGGAGAAGCCCGCCGACCTGCGCGGTGCCCTGCGCTCCGTGCTGGATCACGACGGCCCGGCGCTGCTCGACGTGGTCACCGACCCCGCGGCCCTGGAGATCCCCCCGCACATCACCAAGGAGGAGATGACGGGATTTGCGCTGTCGGTGGGCCTGACCGTCCTCTCCGGCGGTGTCGGGCAGATGGCGCACGTGGCGCGGGCCAACCTCCGCAACATCCCCCGGTGACGACGCCGAGGTCCGTCAGCTGCCCACCACGGCGCTGAACTGCCGGCGGATCACGGCGGTCGCCTCGGGTGGCGGGAGGGGACGGTAGAAGTAAAAGCCCTGCCCGACCCCGCAGCCCATGTCGATCAGGGCAGCCGCCTGGTCGGGGGTCTCGATGCCCTCGGCCACGACGGTCATCCTGAAGGCCTCACCGAGGTGGACCACCGCTTCGCAGACCGAGCGGGCCTCGGC
Protein-coding regions in this window:
- a CDS encoding pyruvate dehydrogenase, coding for MFGNKQTVAEQLVALLVQAGVRRVYGIVGDSLNAFSDAIRRNDDIDWVHVHNEEAAAFAASAEAQLTGELAVCAGSCGPGNTHLIQGVFDAHRMGAPVLAIASHIASTEIGTGFFQETDPKRLFEQASHWVEMLSVPQQMPRMARIGIQHAVGLRGAAVLVVPGDVLAAKTDNDLGTGHYATGRVLGAPPPAVIDELAERINRAEKVAIFGGIGCAGSRDEVLQLAAAVNAPVGHSLRGKETLQYDNPYDVGMSGLLGYGACYDACHEADLLLMFGTDFPYRQFLPQKNTIQVDIDPSRIGRRTPLELGVVGDVGATIRALLPKLQPKGREFLDRMLHKHGEKLDHVVNAYTHGVEDMTPMHPEYVAAVLDDEAADDAVFTADTGMCSSWAARYVTMNGRRRLLGSWVHGSMANALPHAIGAQLVDRRRQVVAMSGDGGLAMLLGELLTVRTHQLPVKVVVFNNSSLAMVRLEMMVSGDPAFETDHDQVDFAAIARAMGFFTVRVEKPADLRGALRSVLDHDGPALLDVVTDPAALEIPPHITKEEMTGFALSVGLTVLSGGVGQMAHVARANLRNIPR